A portion of the Longimicrobium sp. genome contains these proteins:
- a CDS encoding HupE/UreJ family protein: protein MSELLAYFQVGFRHIVSANALDHILFLLVLAAVYHARDWRDALWVVSAFTAGHSVTLALAVTGAVRLPTRLIEFLIPVTIVLTCAENLAVTDRTRAPWGGRYRPVFAAVFGLVHGAGFANYLHDLFVDRVAVPLLGFNVGIEAGQIVVLLAAAAVFAAMDAVFRAAPVPRISASPLRARVVMVSGMVAVVATVWAAQRKPW, encoded by the coding sequence ATGTCCGAGCTGCTGGCGTACTTCCAGGTGGGGTTCCGGCACATCGTGAGCGCCAACGCACTCGACCACATCCTGTTCCTGCTGGTGCTGGCCGCCGTCTACCACGCCCGCGACTGGCGCGACGCGCTCTGGGTGGTCTCGGCCTTCACCGCGGGCCACTCGGTGACGCTGGCGCTGGCCGTCACCGGTGCGGTGCGGCTGCCCACGCGGCTGATCGAGTTCCTGATCCCCGTCACCATCGTGCTGACCTGCGCCGAGAACCTGGCCGTCACCGACCGCACGCGGGCGCCGTGGGGCGGGCGCTACCGGCCGGTGTTCGCGGCGGTGTTCGGGCTGGTGCACGGCGCGGGCTTCGCCAACTACCTGCACGACCTGTTCGTGGACCGCGTCGCCGTGCCGCTGCTGGGCTTCAACGTCGGCATCGAGGCGGGGCAGATCGTCGTCCTGCTCGCCGCGGCGGCCGTCTTCGCGGCGATGGATGCGGTGTTCCGCGCGGCCCCCGTCCCCCGCATTTCCGCGTCGCCCCTCCGCGCGCGGGTGGTGATGGTGTCGGGGATGGTGGCCGTGGTCGCCACCGTCTGGGCCGCCCAGCGCAAGCCGTGGTGA
- a CDS encoding DUF6702 family protein, which yields MHPLHTTLTQITAGPGRATIWVRAFADDFARGVAPVRAPAGADAAQAYLAASIAVWDRAGRRAALVPCGTRRSGDLLWYCLRAQTPGGLSGARVLNRMQFSVYDDQVNVVQAAYGGRSTSLLFVPGDEAKRLP from the coding sequence ATGCATCCGCTGCACACGACGCTGACGCAGATCACCGCCGGGCCCGGGCGCGCGACGATCTGGGTGCGCGCGTTCGCGGACGACTTCGCGCGCGGCGTGGCGCCGGTGCGCGCGCCCGCCGGCGCGGACGCGGCGCAGGCGTACCTGGCGGCATCGATCGCCGTGTGGGACCGCGCGGGGCGGCGCGCGGCGCTGGTCCCGTGCGGCACTCGCCGCTCGGGCGACCTGCTCTGGTACTGCCTGCGCGCGCAGACGCCGGGCGGCCTGAGCGGCGCGCGCGTGCTGAACCGGATGCAGTTCTCCGTCTACGACGACCAGGTGAACGTGGTCCAGGCCGCGTACGGCGGGCGCAGCACCAGCCTCCTCTTCGTCCCCGGCGACGAGGCGAAGCGGCTGCCGTAG
- the treY gene encoding malto-oligosyltrehalose synthase, producing MTTRENTGGHAAPASAAGRIPRSTYRVQLNHGFTFRQAAEVVPYLRELGIGDLYASPYLQARPGSVHGYDITDHASLNAEIGTDEDHVRLAGVLREHGMGHLLDIVPNHMGIAGHTNPWWWDVLEGGPDSPHAAYFDIDWDPRQPELGGKILLPILGDQYGCVLERGELKLVYAGGLFRIEYFENRFPVAPASTAAVLREALARLDGVLDEEHPDRMELESIATALERLPARRRTDRQSVVERRREKIVTQRRLSGLYGMSGDVAVAVDQAVAAFNGTPGDAASFDRLHELLEAQAYRLAFWRVAAEEINYRRFFDVNELAGVRVEVPQVFQDTHRLILRLVREGKVTGLRIDHPDGLFHPRDYLRDLQAETAGVDARERFYVVVEKILTGDEKLPEDWPVAGTVGYEFLNRVNGIFVAGANLQAMDETYRRFTGIRARFRDLVYEKKAQILRFALVSELTVLTTMLDRISEKNRLYRDFTWGALRDALREVVACFPVYRTYIDAFAGEVSDRDRRYVDQAVRLAGRRNPSVSGSIFDFVRDVLLLHWPDSLTEDDRQQHARFVMKFQQLTGPVMAKGVEDTAFYVFNRLVSLNEVGGEPDRFGVSVDEFHAFMAERAERWPGALSASSTHDTKRSEDVRARIDVLSEIPEAWGRAVNRWAGMNAAHRRDEDGEPIPDRNDEYLLYQTLVGAWPLGEMDAEAHGEFISRIQQYMDKATREAKVHTSWINPNEAYDAGLRDFIAAILRREGDNPFLADLAAFHRPIARLGMVNALAQTLVKLTAPGVPDVYQGQEIWDLSLVDPDNRRPVDYALRRTLLAGVRERMRGDRGALCRELVERWEDGRIKLFVTHVALCAREDNADAFTAGEYLPLAVTGARAEHAAAFARRGGGSTLLTIVPRLVATLTGGDVPGAEAWADTAVAGDETRGRWRNLFTGAEIDAGNGGLPLADALGDFPVALLEKVEG from the coding sequence GTGACGACACGCGAGAATACCGGGGGCCACGCCGCGCCTGCAAGCGCAGCCGGCCGCATCCCCCGCTCCACCTACCGGGTGCAGCTGAACCACGGCTTCACCTTCCGCCAGGCCGCCGAGGTCGTTCCCTACCTGCGCGAGCTGGGGATCGGCGACCTGTACGCGTCGCCGTACCTGCAGGCGCGCCCGGGAAGCGTGCACGGATACGACATCACCGACCACGCGTCGCTGAACGCGGAGATCGGGACGGACGAGGACCATGTGCGGCTGGCGGGCGTGCTGCGTGAGCATGGAATGGGCCACCTGCTCGACATCGTTCCCAACCACATGGGCATCGCCGGGCACACCAATCCGTGGTGGTGGGACGTGCTGGAAGGCGGCCCCGACTCGCCCCACGCGGCGTACTTCGACATCGACTGGGACCCGCGCCAGCCGGAGCTGGGCGGCAAGATCCTCCTCCCCATCCTGGGCGACCAGTACGGGTGCGTGCTGGAGCGCGGCGAGCTGAAGCTGGTGTACGCCGGCGGCCTGTTCCGCATCGAGTACTTCGAGAACCGCTTCCCGGTCGCCCCGGCCTCGACCGCGGCGGTGCTGCGCGAGGCGCTGGCGCGGCTGGACGGGGTGCTGGACGAGGAGCACCCCGACCGCATGGAGCTGGAGTCCATCGCCACCGCGCTGGAGCGCCTTCCCGCGCGGCGGCGCACCGACCGGCAGAGCGTGGTGGAGCGCCGCCGCGAGAAGATCGTCACCCAGCGCCGCCTTTCCGGCCTGTACGGCATGTCGGGCGACGTGGCGGTGGCGGTGGACCAGGCCGTGGCCGCCTTCAACGGCACGCCGGGGGATGCGGCCTCGTTCGACCGGCTGCACGAGCTGCTCGAGGCGCAGGCTTACCGGCTGGCTTTCTGGCGCGTGGCGGCCGAGGAGATCAACTACCGGCGCTTCTTCGACGTGAACGAGCTGGCCGGCGTGCGCGTCGAAGTCCCCCAGGTTTTCCAGGACACGCACCGCCTCATCCTCCGCCTGGTCCGCGAGGGAAAGGTCACGGGGCTGCGCATCGACCACCCCGACGGGCTGTTCCACCCGCGCGACTACCTGCGCGACCTGCAGGCCGAGACCGCGGGGGTCGATGCCCGCGAGCGCTTCTACGTGGTCGTGGAGAAGATCCTCACCGGCGACGAGAAGCTGCCCGAGGACTGGCCGGTGGCGGGAACGGTGGGATACGAGTTCCTGAACCGGGTGAACGGCATCTTCGTCGCCGGCGCCAACCTGCAGGCGATGGACGAGACCTACCGCCGCTTCACCGGCATCCGCGCCAGGTTCCGCGACCTGGTCTACGAGAAGAAGGCGCAGATCCTCCGCTTCGCGCTGGTCAGCGAGCTCACGGTGCTCACCACCATGCTGGACCGCATCAGCGAGAAGAACCGCCTGTACCGCGACTTCACCTGGGGGGCGCTGCGCGACGCGCTGCGCGAGGTGGTGGCCTGCTTCCCCGTCTACCGCACCTACATCGACGCCTTCGCGGGCGAGGTGAGCGACCGCGACCGGCGCTACGTGGACCAGGCGGTGCGGCTGGCCGGGCGCCGCAACCCCAGCGTCAGCGGGTCGATCTTCGACTTCGTGCGCGACGTGCTCCTGCTGCACTGGCCCGATTCGCTCACCGAGGACGACCGGCAGCAGCACGCGCGCTTCGTGATGAAGTTCCAGCAGCTCACCGGGCCGGTGATGGCCAAGGGGGTGGAAGACACGGCCTTCTACGTCTTCAACCGCCTGGTCTCGCTGAACGAGGTGGGGGGCGAGCCGGACCGCTTCGGGGTAAGCGTGGACGAGTTCCACGCCTTCATGGCGGAGCGCGCGGAGCGGTGGCCGGGCGCGCTCTCGGCCAGCAGCACGCACGACACCAAGCGCAGCGAGGACGTGCGCGCCCGCATCGACGTGCTGAGCGAGATCCCCGAGGCGTGGGGCCGGGCGGTGAACCGCTGGGCCGGGATGAACGCCGCGCACCGCCGCGACGAGGACGGCGAGCCCATCCCCGACCGCAACGACGAGTACCTCCTGTACCAGACGCTGGTCGGCGCGTGGCCGCTGGGGGAGATGGACGCGGAGGCGCACGGCGAGTTCATCTCGCGCATCCAGCAGTACATGGACAAGGCCACCCGCGAGGCCAAGGTCCACACCAGCTGGATCAACCCCAACGAGGCGTACGACGCGGGCCTGCGCGACTTCATCGCGGCGATCCTGCGGCGCGAGGGCGACAACCCCTTCCTGGCCGACCTGGCGGCGTTCCACCGGCCGATCGCGCGGCTGGGGATGGTGAACGCGCTGGCGCAGACGCTGGTGAAGCTCACCGCTCCCGGCGTTCCCGACGTCTACCAGGGGCAGGAGATCTGGGACCTGTCGCTGGTGGACCCCGACAACCGCCGCCCGGTGGACTACGCGCTCCGCCGCACCCTCCTCGCCGGCGTGCGCGAGCGGATGCGGGGGGATCGAGGCGCGCTCTGCCGCGAGCTGGTGGAGCGGTGGGAGGATGGGCGCATCAAGCTGTTCGTGACGCACGTGGCCCTCTGCGCCCGCGAGGACAACGCGGACGCCTTCACCGCGGGCGAGTACCTCCCGCTCGCCGTCACCGGCGCCAGGGCCGAGCACGCCGCCGCCTTCGCGCGCCGCGGCGGCGGCAGCACGCTGCTCACCATCGTCCCCCGCCTCGTCGCCACGCTCACCGGCGGCGACGTGCCCGGCGCCGAGGCGTGGGCCGACACGGCGGTGGCCGGCGACGAGACCCGCGGCCGCTGGCGCAACCTCTTCACCGGCGCCGAGATCGACGCGGGGAACGGTGGGCTGCCGCTGGCGGACGCGCTGGGCGATTTCCCCGTCGCGCTGCTGGAGAAGGTGGAGGGGTAG
- the treZ gene encoding malto-oligosyltrehalose trehalohydrolase yields the protein MGEGTRWRLPFGANVSDAGTGFRVWAPGHERVDVVLYGPDAEAVHPLEAEDGGWFGCTLGGAGAGARYRYRLDGGDAFPDPASRAQPGGVHDPSEVVDPSAFAWTDEGWQGVEAEDLVIYELHVGTFTPEGTFDAAISRLADLAELGVTAIELMPVASFPGARNWGYDGVDLFAPQASYGGPEGLRRLVDAAHARGLGVILDVVYNHLGPEGNYLPAFTSGRYFTDRHKTPWGDAVNFDGPGSAPVREFVIQNALHWAYEYHVDGLRLDATHAIVDDSPVHVLAEMVTRVRESLPPGRCFEFIAEDERNERRVVTPRADGGWGFTGVWADDFHHAVRRLIAGDREAYFADYDGTVKEVATALRKGWLYEGQRSRNHGTPRGTPADGLPPTAFVHCIQNHDQVGNRAMGDRLHDAAPLAATRAAAAVLLLSPYTPMLWMGQEWAASAPFQYFTDHPEELGKRVTEGRRQEFGKFSAFADPAVRERIPDPQAEETFLRSKLDWNERGRMPHTGMLALHRALLHLRRTHPALRRRDRRSFAAAAVGDGALILRRTGDDGSALLLVAAFEGDVSIDLTSREETRAPDGAAWDVHLATEEGRFGGEMEGGLATLSSGGRLEMRGPGAVVLVGER from the coding sequence ATGGGAGAGGGCACCCGCTGGCGCCTGCCGTTCGGCGCCAACGTGAGCGATGCGGGAACCGGATTCCGCGTCTGGGCGCCGGGGCACGAGCGCGTCGATGTCGTCCTCTACGGACCGGACGCGGAGGCCGTGCACCCGCTGGAGGCGGAGGACGGCGGGTGGTTCGGGTGCACCCTGGGCGGCGCCGGCGCGGGCGCGCGCTACCGCTACCGCCTGGACGGCGGCGACGCCTTTCCCGACCCCGCCTCGCGCGCGCAGCCCGGCGGTGTGCACGACCCGTCCGAGGTGGTCGATCCCTCGGCGTTCGCGTGGACGGACGAGGGGTGGCAGGGGGTAGAGGCGGAAGATCTTGTCATCTACGAGCTGCACGTGGGGACGTTCACCCCCGAGGGGACCTTCGACGCCGCCATCTCCCGGCTCGCCGATCTGGCGGAGCTGGGGGTGACGGCGATCGAGCTGATGCCCGTGGCCTCCTTCCCCGGCGCGCGCAACTGGGGGTACGACGGGGTGGACCTGTTCGCCCCGCAGGCCAGCTACGGCGGGCCGGAGGGGCTGCGGCGGCTGGTGGACGCGGCGCACGCGCGCGGGCTGGGGGTGATCCTGGACGTGGTCTACAACCACCTGGGGCCCGAGGGGAACTACCTTCCCGCCTTTACCAGCGGCCGCTACTTCACCGATCGCCACAAGACGCCGTGGGGCGACGCGGTGAACTTCGACGGCCCCGGCAGCGCGCCGGTGCGCGAGTTCGTGATCCAGAACGCGCTGCACTGGGCGTACGAGTACCACGTGGACGGGCTGCGGCTGGACGCCACGCACGCCATCGTGGACGACAGCCCCGTGCACGTGCTGGCGGAGATGGTCACGCGGGTGCGCGAATCGCTTCCCCCCGGCCGCTGCTTCGAATTCATCGCCGAGGACGAGCGCAACGAGCGGCGCGTGGTCACCCCGCGGGCGGACGGGGGATGGGGGTTCACCGGCGTGTGGGCCGACGACTTCCACCACGCCGTGCGCCGGCTGATCGCGGGCGACCGCGAGGCCTACTTCGCCGACTACGACGGGACGGTGAAGGAGGTGGCGACCGCGCTGCGGAAGGGATGGCTGTACGAGGGCCAGCGCTCGCGCAACCACGGCACGCCGCGCGGCACACCCGCGGACGGGCTGCCGCCGACGGCGTTCGTGCACTGCATCCAGAACCACGACCAGGTGGGCAACCGCGCCATGGGCGACCGGCTGCACGATGCCGCGCCGCTCGCCGCCACGCGCGCCGCCGCCGCCGTCCTCCTCCTCTCGCCCTACACGCCGATGCTGTGGATGGGGCAGGAGTGGGCCGCCTCCGCGCCGTTCCAGTACTTCACCGACCATCCCGAGGAGCTGGGGAAGCGGGTGACGGAGGGGCGGCGGCAGGAGTTCGGGAAGTTCTCCGCCTTCGCCGACCCCGCGGTGCGCGAGCGCATCCCCGACCCGCAGGCGGAGGAGACCTTCCTGCGCAGCAAGCTGGACTGGAACGAGCGCGGCCGGATGCCGCACACGGGGATGCTGGCGCTGCACCGCGCGCTCCTGCATCTCCGCCGCACGCACCCCGCCCTCCGTCGCCGCGACCGCCGGTCCTTCGCCGCAGCCGCGGTCGGGGACGGCGCGCTCATCCTGCGGCGGACGGGGGATGACGGAAGCGCGCTCCTCCTGGTCGCGGCGTTCGAAGGTGATGTCAGCATCGACCTCACCTCGCGGGAGGAGACGCGCGCGCCGGACGGTGCCGCGTGGGATGTCCATCTGGCAACGGAGGAAGGGCGCTTCGGGGGGGAGATGGAGGGCGGTCTCGCCACCCTCTCGTCCGGCGGACGGCTGGAGATGCGCGGCCCGGGCGCGGTGGTGCTGGTGGGGGAGCGATGA
- a CDS encoding metallophosphoesterase family protein: MKIGIISDTHGLLRAEVFEVFAGVGHILHAGDVGDPGILDELAAIAPVTAVWGNVDGFDVRKRTTEVAEIELGGARVVVVHGMQLGSPTPERVAAAYPDAALAVFGHSHRPVIQQVGATLAVNPGSAGRQRFRDPVSVALAEIGGGKVTARLVDLDPPRK, translated from the coding sequence ATGAAGATCGGCATCATCTCCGACACGCACGGCCTCCTGCGCGCCGAGGTCTTCGAGGTGTTCGCGGGCGTCGGGCACATCCTCCACGCGGGCGACGTCGGCGATCCCGGCATCCTCGACGAGCTGGCGGCGATCGCGCCGGTGACCGCGGTGTGGGGGAACGTGGACGGGTTCGACGTGCGGAAGCGCACGACGGAGGTGGCGGAGATCGAGCTCGGCGGCGCCCGCGTCGTGGTCGTGCACGGGATGCAGCTCGGCTCGCCCACGCCGGAGCGGGTCGCCGCGGCCTATCCCGATGCCGCGCTCGCCGTCTTCGGCCACTCGCACCGGCCGGTCATCCAGCAGGTGGGCGCCACGCTGGCCGTGAACCCCGGCAGCGCCGGCCGCCAGCGCTTCCGCGACCCCGTCTCCGTCGCCCTGGCGGAGATCGGCGGCGGCAAGGTGACGGCGCGCCTGGTCGATCTCGATCCGCCGCGGAAGTAG
- a CDS encoding YdcF family protein: MREVQPQVYMRVPWPVKQNRRRPPPADAAPASAGDAFPPRPRRRGRRLLISLAVFFTVVLLAWVLRAWILTGVGRFLTVHDRLERADAIFVFGGDPAIRPFAAAELYRRGWAPRVLVPGMETGRLADIGMVPSQTQLFTGVLRHEGVPDSVVAVLAMPGGTTSTTDDVAVLRAWLKRTGARRVIAVTTDYHTRRARWALRRGLKGMDVRVMMAGVPARGFDETSWWRSEAGLVTYVNEYLKFARYVVAGA; this comes from the coding sequence GTGAGGGAAGTCCAACCACAGGTGTACATGCGCGTCCCCTGGCCTGTCAAGCAGAACCGCCGTCGGCCGCCCCCGGCCGATGCCGCTCCCGCATCGGCCGGAGACGCGTTCCCCCCGCGTCCCCGGCGGCGCGGGCGGAGGCTGCTCATCTCCCTCGCCGTCTTCTTCACCGTCGTCCTGCTCGCGTGGGTGCTGCGGGCGTGGATCCTCACCGGCGTGGGCCGCTTCCTGACCGTGCACGACCGGCTGGAGCGCGCGGACGCGATCTTCGTGTTTGGCGGAGATCCCGCCATCCGCCCGTTCGCCGCGGCCGAGCTCTACCGCCGCGGGTGGGCGCCGCGCGTGCTGGTGCCGGGGATGGAGACGGGGCGGCTGGCGGACATCGGGATGGTTCCGTCGCAGACGCAGCTCTTCACCGGCGTGCTGCGCCACGAGGGCGTTCCCGACTCCGTCGTGGCCGTGCTGGCGATGCCGGGCGGAACGACGAGCACGACCGACGACGTGGCCGTGCTGCGCGCGTGGCTGAAGCGGACGGGCGCGCGCCGGGTGATCGCCGTGACCACCGACTACCACACCCGCCGCGCGCGGTGGGCGCTCCGCCGCGGGCTGAAGGGAATGGACGTGCGGGTGATGATGGCCGGCGTCCCCGCCCGCGGCTTCGACGAGACCAGCTGGTGGCGCTCCGAGGCCGGGCTGGTGACGTACGTGAACGAGTACCTGAAGTTCGCGCGCTACGTGGTGGCGGGAGCCTGA
- a CDS encoding sigma-70 family RNA polymerase sigma factor, with translation MPDTLVPAQADRELVRRMAAGDEAALGALHDRYATLLHSLVIRIVGDPDDAEEVLEETFWQAWRQAGRYEEGRGGLSTWLVMMARSRALDRIRSRRRVREERWEELPEPSYVEAGGSGDVPSPLESAQADEVRRVVASAVARLPPEQRQTVELAYFRGMSQTEIAEATGQPLGTVKTRARLALTKLRDALAVLREDAR, from the coding sequence GTGCCCGACACGCTCGTTCCGGCACAGGCGGACCGCGAGCTGGTGCGGCGCATGGCCGCGGGAGACGAGGCCGCGCTGGGTGCGCTGCACGACCGCTACGCCACGCTCCTGCACTCGCTGGTCATCCGCATCGTGGGCGATCCCGACGACGCCGAGGAGGTGCTGGAGGAGACCTTCTGGCAGGCGTGGCGGCAGGCCGGGCGCTACGAGGAAGGGCGCGGCGGGCTGAGCACCTGGCTGGTGATGATGGCCCGCAGCCGCGCGCTGGACCGCATCCGCAGCCGCCGGCGCGTGCGCGAGGAGCGCTGGGAAGAGCTTCCCGAGCCGTCGTACGTGGAGGCGGGCGGAAGCGGCGACGTGCCCTCGCCGCTGGAGTCGGCGCAGGCGGACGAGGTGCGGCGCGTGGTCGCCAGCGCGGTGGCCAGGCTGCCGCCCGAGCAGCGGCAGACGGTGGAGCTGGCCTATTTCCGGGGGATGAGCCAGACGGAGATCGCGGAGGCCACCGGGCAGCCCCTGGGTACGGTGAAGACGCGGGCACGGCTGGCGCTGACCAAGCTGCGGGACGCGCTGGCGGTGCTGAGGGAGGACGCCCGATGA
- the glgX gene encoding glycogen debranching protein GlgX — protein sequence MDFGAFGTSRKPSHPQVPGFLESAATAWPGKPYPLGATWDGEGTNFAVYSELAWEVELCIYARPDDREPTRTFRLRERTGYVWHGFVAGIGPGTFYGYRVNGPYEVGRGKRCNPFKLLVDPYARALAGTVQLEAHPYAYPFDQPGEDWVLDDEHDDWGVPKGVVVDNAFDWGDDAPPNIPWAETVIYEAHVKGLTQLHPGIPAEMRGTYRGVGHPLIVQHLKSIGVTAIELLPVHEIADEPFLLHRGLRNYWGYSTLNFFSPDGRYARARDYGEQVREFKEMVRTLHQAGIEVILDVVYNHTAEGNHLGPTLSFKGIDNPTYYRLMGDNPRLYMDYTGTGNSMNLRHPQTLQLVMDSLRYWIQEMHVDGFRFDLAATLARELHEVDRLSSFFDVIHQDPVISQVKLIAEPWDVGEGGYQVGNFPVLWAEWNGRYRDTVRGYWRGDPGTLGELGYRLTGSSDLYEEDGRRPHASINFITAHDGFTLHDLVSYNHKHNEANGEENRDGSDDNLSYNFGVEGPTDRADILRQRERQKRNFIATLLLSQGVPMICGGDELGRTQFGNNNGYCQDNEISWTGWDLSDDDRSLLEFTRKVARIRRDHPTFRRRKFFRGREIRGSEVKDLAWIRPDGKEMTDQEWNAGFVRCFGMAMGGRSMEEWNERGEQITDDDFILLFNADGGTMDFTIPGFGRAKWWRVVLDTGEPEMEEGARRYAPGESLTMEGRSMVVLQAMQGEG from the coding sequence ATGGATTTCGGAGCCTTCGGAACCAGCAGAAAGCCGTCGCACCCTCAGGTCCCGGGCTTCCTGGAGTCCGCCGCCACGGCGTGGCCCGGGAAGCCGTATCCCCTCGGCGCCACGTGGGACGGCGAGGGAACCAACTTCGCCGTGTACTCCGAGCTCGCGTGGGAGGTGGAGCTCTGCATCTACGCGCGGCCCGACGACCGCGAGCCGACGCGCACCTTCCGGCTGCGCGAGCGCACGGGGTACGTGTGGCACGGGTTCGTGGCCGGGATCGGGCCGGGCACCTTCTACGGCTACCGCGTGAACGGGCCGTACGAGGTGGGGCGGGGAAAGCGCTGCAACCCCTTCAAGCTCCTGGTGGACCCCTACGCCCGCGCGCTGGCGGGAACGGTGCAGCTCGAGGCGCATCCCTACGCCTACCCGTTCGACCAGCCCGGCGAGGACTGGGTGCTGGACGACGAGCACGACGACTGGGGCGTGCCCAAGGGCGTGGTGGTCGACAACGCGTTCGACTGGGGCGACGACGCGCCGCCCAACATCCCCTGGGCCGAGACGGTGATCTACGAGGCGCACGTGAAGGGGCTCACGCAGCTCCACCCCGGCATCCCCGCCGAGATGCGGGGCACCTACCGCGGCGTGGGGCACCCGCTGATCGTGCAGCACCTGAAGTCCATCGGCGTGACCGCCATCGAGCTGCTGCCGGTGCACGAGATCGCCGACGAGCCCTTTCTCCTCCACCGGGGGCTGCGCAACTACTGGGGATACAGCACGCTGAACTTCTTCTCCCCCGACGGCCGCTACGCCCGCGCCCGCGACTACGGCGAGCAGGTGCGCGAGTTCAAGGAGATGGTGCGCACCCTCCACCAGGCGGGGATCGAGGTCATCCTCGACGTGGTCTACAACCACACCGCCGAGGGGAACCACCTGGGGCCCACCCTGTCGTTCAAGGGGATCGACAACCCCACCTACTACCGGCTGATGGGCGACAACCCGCGCCTGTACATGGACTACACCGGCACCGGCAACTCCATGAACCTGCGCCACCCGCAGACGCTGCAGCTGGTGATGGACAGCCTGCGCTACTGGATCCAGGAGATGCACGTCGACGGGTTCCGCTTCGACCTGGCGGCCACGCTGGCGCGCGAGCTTCACGAGGTGGACCGGCTCTCGTCCTTCTTCGACGTCATCCACCAGGACCCGGTCATCAGCCAGGTGAAGCTGATCGCCGAGCCGTGGGACGTGGGCGAGGGGGGATACCAGGTGGGCAACTTTCCCGTGCTCTGGGCGGAGTGGAACGGCCGCTACCGCGACACCGTGCGCGGGTACTGGCGGGGCGACCCCGGCACGCTGGGCGAGCTGGGCTACCGGCTCACCGGGAGCAGCGACCTGTACGAGGAAGACGGGCGGCGGCCGCACGCCAGCATCAACTTCATCACCGCGCACGACGGGTTCACGCTGCACGACCTGGTCAGCTACAACCACAAGCACAACGAAGCCAACGGCGAGGAGAACCGCGACGGGAGCGACGACAACCTGTCGTACAACTTCGGCGTGGAGGGCCCCACCGACCGCGCCGACATCCTGCGCCAGCGCGAGCGGCAGAAGCGCAACTTCATCGCCACCCTCCTCCTGTCGCAGGGGGTGCCCATGATCTGCGGCGGCGACGAGCTGGGGCGCACGCAGTTCGGCAACAACAACGGCTACTGCCAGGACAACGAGATCTCCTGGACCGGTTGGGACCTGTCCGACGACGACCGCTCGCTGCTGGAGTTCACCCGCAAGGTGGCCCGCATCCGCCGCGACCACCCCACCTTCCGCCGCCGCAAGTTCTTCCGCGGCCGCGAGATCCGCGGGAGCGAGGTGAAGGACCTGGCCTGGATCCGCCCCGACGGCAAGGAGATGACCGACCAGGAGTGGAACGCCGGATTCGTGCGCTGCTTCGGGATGGCGATGGGCGGGCGGTCGATGGAGGAGTGGAACGAGCGCGGCGAGCAGATCACCGACGACGACTTCATCCTCCTCTTCAACGCCGACGGCGGGACGATGGACTTCACCATCCCCGGCTTCGGACGGGCGAAGTGGTGGCGGGTGGTGCTGGACACCGGCGAGCCGGAGATGGAGGAGGGGGCGCGCCGCTACGCCCCCGGCGAGTCGCTGACCATGGAGGGACGCTCGATGGTGGTGCTGCAGGCCATGCAGGGGGAGGGCTGA
- a CDS encoding anti-sigma factor — MSPEMGHDDVRTALAAEALGALDGDEAEAVRAHLADCAECRSELEELREAAAALAHAAPPAPMDADRSARLRARLVARAAADRAGGAHDANPDAFSTGPALKAVAPPLSVPDDRGGVIPIARARERRGGMGGWLAAAAAVLLLIGVGAYAARMKGRYDALSERYASLDDERTRLVRSVARRDSTLASLSGAGVQVIELASTQRRAPNGRMFWDPATARWTFFAHDMPALKAGRDYQLWLITPAGPVSAGTFRPSPDGGAVVQATYPLPRDQLKAIAVTEEPAGGLPKPSGTPLIVGTYGTTE; from the coding sequence ATGAGCCCGGAGATGGGACACGACGACGTGCGGACCGCGCTGGCCGCCGAGGCGCTGGGCGCGCTGGACGGCGACGAGGCGGAAGCGGTCCGCGCGCACCTGGCGGACTGCGCCGAGTGCCGGAGCGAGCTGGAGGAGCTGCGCGAGGCGGCGGCCGCGCTCGCGCACGCCGCCCCGCCGGCGCCGATGGACGCGGATCGCTCCGCCCGCCTGCGCGCTCGCCTGGTCGCCCGCGCCGCCGCCGACCGCGCGGGCGGCGCACACGACGCGAATCCGGACGCGTTTTCGACCGGGCCGGCGCTGAAGGCCGTCGCGCCGCCGCTATCGGTGCCGGACGACCGCGGCGGCGTGATCCCGATCGCCCGCGCGCGGGAGCGGCGGGGGGGGATGGGAGGATGGCTGGCGGCCGCGGCGGCGGTGCTGCTGCTGATCGGCGTGGGCGCCTACGCCGCGCGGATGAAGGGACGCTACGACGCGCTGAGCGAGCGCTATGCGTCGCTCGACGACGAGCGCACGCGGCTGGTGCGGTCGGTGGCGCGGCGCGACTCGACGCTGGCGTCGCTCTCCGGGGCGGGGGTGCAGGTGATCGAGCTGGCGTCCACCCAGCGGCGGGCGCCGAACGGGCGGATGTTCTGGGACCCGGCCACCGCGCGCTGGACCTTCTTCGCGCACGACATGCCCGCGCTGAAGGCCGGGCGCGACTACCAGCTCTGGCTCATCACCCCCGCGGGCCCGGTGAGCGCGGGCACCTTCAGGCCGTCGCCCGACGGTGGCGCGGTGGTGCAGGCCACCTACCCGCTCCCCCGCGACCAGCTGAAGGCCATCGCCGTCACCGAGGAGCCCGCGGGCGGCCTGCCGAAGCCCAGCGGCACCCCGCTGATCGTTGGCACGTACGGGACGACGGAGTAG